The DNA segment GCCGGTCCGATCAGGAAGAGCAGCGTGAGCGGCGCCAGGTAGACGAAGGTCGGCATCGTCTGCATGAAGTCGAGCACCGGCGTGACCAGCCGGTGGAACCGGTCGGAGAGCCCCGCCCAGATGCCCAGCGGGATGCCGATCGCGAGGGAGATCGCCACCGCCGCGAGGGTGAGCGCCAGGGTGTCCATGCTCTCCTGCCACAGCCCCTGCAGCCCGAAGAAGATCAAGCCGGCCGCGGTCAGGAGCGCCGGCTTCCAGCCCGCGAAGAACCAGGCCGTGTACGCGGCGAGCCCCACCACGCCCAGCCACCCCAGAACGGGGACCGGACGCCCGAACGACGGCTGGGCGATCAGGTCCTGAAGGAACGTGACCAGCGCGTCGATCCCGGCGCGGATCTCGTTGAAGAAGTGCAGGAAGACCGGGCTGCTGTTCCGGTTCGCGCCGACCGTGTCGTTCACGTCGTTGAGCCACTGGTGCAGCGGCGTCAGGTCGGCGGGGGAGAGCCCGAGCGTGTGCGTTCCGTGAGTGGGGATCCAGATCGCGACCCAGGCCAGCAGCACCGCGCCGACCAGGAGCTTCTTACCGGGTCTTTTGAAGGAGGTCGCCGCCTTGGTGACGGCGGCAGTCGTCACGCCGCCACCTCGGCCATGATCTCGTGTTCGGTGACCACGCCGAGCAGTTCGCCGTCCTGCACCACCTTCACCGGGCTGCGGGCGGCGAGCACCGGCCGGACCGCGTCCCGGACCACCACCTCCGGGCCCAGCTCGGGGCCGTCCAGCGCGTCCTCCGGACGGGCGTCCCGCATGATCCAGCGCAGGGTGAGCACGCTGGGCCGGGGCACATCACGGACGAAGTCCCGGACGTAGTCGTCGGCCGGCGCGCCGACCAGCTCGGGGCCGGTGCCGCACTGGACCATCCGGCCGTCCCGCATGATCAGGATCCGGTCGCCGAGCTTCAGCGCCTCGGACAGGTCGTGGGTGATGAAGACCATCGTCTTGCCGACCTCGCGGTGCAGGCGGATGACCTCGTTCTGCATGTCCCGGCGGATGAGCGGGTCGAGGGCCGAGAACGGCTCGTCGAAGTAGAGGACGTCCGGGTCGACGGCGAGGGCCCGGGCCAGGCCGACCCGTTGCTGCATGCCGCCGGAGAGCTGGTCCGGGTAGGAGTTCTCGTAGCCGCCGAGGCCGACCAGGTCGATCACCTCGCGGGCTCGCCTCTCCCGCTCGGCTCTCCCGGCGCCGCGGATCTCCAGGCCGTACGCCACGTTGTCCAGGACCCGCCGGTAGGGCAGCAGACCGAAGTTCTGGAAGACCATGGAGAACTTGTTGCGCCGCAGGTCGCGCAGCCGCTTGCGGCCCGCGGCGAGGATGTCCTCGCCCTCGAAGACCACACTGCCGGCGGTCGGCTCGACGAGCCGGGTGAGGCAGCGGACCAGGGTGGACTTCCCCGATCCGGACAGGCCCATCACCACGAACACCTCGCCGGGCGCCACGTCGAACGTGACCTCCCGGACGGCGGCGGTGCAGCCGGTCC comes from the Actinoplanes sp. OR16 genome and includes:
- a CDS encoding glycine betaine/L-proline ABC transporter ATP-binding protein; amino-acid sequence: MAVIAVRDLWKVFGNKAGQVPRNEELAALSRRELMDRTGCTAAVREVTFDVAPGEVFVVMGLSGSGKSTLVRCLTRLVEPTAGSVVFEGEDILAAGRKRLRDLRRNKFSMVFQNFGLLPYRRVLDNVAYGLEIRGAGRAERERRAREVIDLVGLGGYENSYPDQLSGGMQQRVGLARALAVDPDVLYFDEPFSALDPLIRRDMQNEVIRLHREVGKTMVFITHDLSEALKLGDRILIMRDGRMVQCGTGPELVGAPADDYVRDFVRDVPRPSVLTLRWIMRDARPEDALDGPELGPEVVVRDAVRPVLAARSPVKVVQDGELLGVVTEHEIMAEVAA